The genomic DNA TTTCGGAGTGAAACCTTCTAACCTCAGATTCTCTGTCATCTCGTTAATTTTCTCATATATCCTCTTTGCTTCGGGGTGCCCACTATCACCAGCCTCAAACTCATGGATTATGCCATTAACTTCTATCCTACTATAACCAGGTACTTTGTTAATTCTTCTGGCAAGCATTAGCTCCCTAACTTTTGCCTTGTCCTCCCACTTCCCAATAGATGCATACATGTTGCCAATCAGCACAAAATTTTCACTTTTTGTGGAATTCTTTTCAAGCACCTTCCATTCATTCATGAAACGCTCAGCATGGTTAAATTTTCCATGTAACTTCGAGGCCCAGATCAGAGTCCTCCACATGATACCATCAGGTTCTATCGGTATCCTTCGAAGAAATCCTTCTGCTTCATCCAAATGCCCAGCCCGGGCAAGTAGATCAACCATGCACCCATAATGCTGAATCCTCGGCCTCAACCCATAGCGGTGCATGTAATTATAGATACGGTATCCCTCTGCAACCTTTCCAGCATTACGGCAAGCGCTGAGCACAGCTGTTATCGTCCTATCATTAGGCCTCACTCCATCTTCCAACATCTGGTAAAACAGTCTCAGAGCATCCTCACACCTCCCATGATTTGCAAGGCCAAAAAGCATGGCTGTCCATGCGAACAGATCCCTGTTTGGCATTTTCTCAAACAGCCTCTCGGCACTGGAAATGCAGCCACATTTGGTGTACATGTCTATCAGGGACGTTGCGACCTTAGCCTTAGAATCCAGCCTTGCCCGTACAGCCATCTCATGCACCCGACGGCCGAGGCCCAGAGCTCCTGCTTCCGCACAGGCTCTGAGCACAGCTACGATCGTCGCGTCATTTGGTTCGACTCCATGCCTCTGCATGGAGTCGAACAAGTGGAGCGCGTGAAGCGGTCGGTTCGCCTCGACCGCTCCGTTGATCATGGAGGTCCAAGAGACGACGTCTCTCTCGGGCACCCTATCGAACACCTGGGCGGCGTGGTCGAGGGAGCCGCAGGCAGAGTACATGTGGATGAGTGAGTTCTGCACGCGACGGTTGGAGGAGAAGCCGCGCTTGAGGGATAGGGCATGGAGCTGGCGGCCCTCGTATGCGACACGGAGGCGGGCGCACGAGGAGAGGAGGAGTGCGAGGGCGAAGGGGTCCGGGGTGGGGCCGGACCGCTGGAGGTGGAAGTAGAAGAAGAGGAGTGCTTCCCGCGGGCGGTCGGACCGAGCGTAACATCGGACGACGGCATTGACAGTGGCGGAGGAGCGGCCGGGGTGGGAGAATGCGAGGGAGTGGGGATGGCGGTGGTCGCCGCCGGTCTTGAGGATCAGAGCATGGAGTTGCAGAGCATGGCTAAGGCAGGAGACCTCCGCGTCCATAAGAAAACGAATAGAGCGCACGTGTGAAGGAATTGCCTCGCGTGCCACCTTAATAGTTCATGGTCATGATcagattttttttcatttaatcctGACCGTTCGTTTGTTTAGGATTAAAACTTCTAACACTCTTACGCTAACCAAGTGTTAGTTAAGTTGTTTATCTTAACTAACCACTTAATTAAAGGAGtattaagaatatttttaagaagTCAGCTTTGTATAAGAAGATCATTTATACTGGTGCAGTGAAAAAATGTTTAGTTGTCACTCAGCTATTTATAATTCGATTCTCAGATAGGtacatttgtaaaaaaaaaattttatcaaatgaGATGCATAATCAAGAAATATTAGGTTTTTGGACGGTCCGCTATTAACATTTTCAAATTTATCCTAACAATCGATGAAAATTTTTCTTAGGATCGAATCGATCATAATTATTCGTTTATGATTTTTCCAtcaactagaattttctttctttgATTGACCTCTCATTTTCTAATCAATCGGGTTGCATCTCTAATGATTTATTATTCAAACATAATTATTTTGTTTACAAACTCTCGACTAAGATGTTAGACTCGATTGAGTTTACTTTTAACCAATTGAATTTAGTTTGATGCGACGATAAAAAGGGATCCATCGAGTGTCAATCAAGGGCGAAGGTAGTAATTGACGTAGACATCAAAGTCAATGAAATCGACGTCAAAGTCAAGGAAGTCAACGTCAGAGGACCGACAGACTCACCAAAAGTGGACCAAGCGGAATTCGACGCCAACTACCGATCGAGCTCAAAGTGTCTGATCGGCTGGCAGGTTCATTGGGATAGATTGCTCGTTCGAACGGGATCAATACAGCCAGAATATTAAATGCTCGCAACTGACTAAGCGAGTGCCAGGTCGACTAGAGCTCATGTCCGATCGGGGTAGAAACAATCTGCCGAATCGAGTCACTAAGAAGAAAAGCAGCTAGGCCGACCAGGTGGGGAGTACCGACCAAGCGACTACCTCGCTTGGCCAAAGAAGGGGGCCCCTCCGATATCTCTTAATATCCCTCCGAGAGGTGATGTCGCCGACAACAAGGCATGGTCAACAAGTAAATCGTATGACAGAAACTTCTACTGTCTTGTTAAGGATTTGCATGCTCTGTTAAGTTATGGTATCAGAGATACTTTCCTAGCATGTCTTTTTATAGGACGGTTAGGAAAACATGTCCGCGCCCTGGGGAGAGTGCATGTCACATACtgtagcactatataaagggggtccatgcaCTGGAGGAGGTATGTGTTATTCATTATTTACacttgtgctttcactgctactACGTTGTGCTAGGGGATCTTGTGTATGTCCTGCTAGTAGCGGGGTTAGATAGATGACGCTCCTAAATCAATCGCTTCCTAGGTATTcgttagttgcgcagcggaataatacaatactaatatgaatatgaaagctaaagacaataagGAAGAATACACAAACCAATACATGTcgatttacatggttcggagataaagctcctattccacggctgtccgtaaggtggacgatcccgattcaTCGATGGATGACTCCCCAGCAAACTCCGACTAattcacgtagctccttgtgagtGGAGAGACTATTAGAGTTGATTTGTAGCTAGCggaggtgaatagctcatcgcgctcgttgtcttgcttcgtgatgatgatatgcagcggaatgaacCACGAAACACACTTGCAACGCTAACacgaagaatttacttggtattcacctcaagaagaggtgactaatccaaggatccacacacgacacactctccactatgaaaaacactccttctcggtaactaccagagGTGAAAAAATCTCGTATaagactcacacaacaagatacaactcacgcaagaagaaaatacaagaatgaaaaatgaaaaactctcttcttgcttgaccttgttgaTGTAGACACTTTTGGACCCTTTGGAAACTGCAACAACACTTCTCTTCCAAGCTCTCAGTCCGGTGGTGAGTAGTAGTGAGGGATAGTGTGAGCGCTACGGAGAAGAAAGCTCGCCACGACCTTATACTCGATGCTTCTAGagctcccaattgattgccacgtGAGATCCACACCATCCCAACCATCCGTCGCTCGCTACCTGCACAATgggcaacggtcatatcccaatcgattagggaggcttgaatcgattggttgatcgattcagagtgtctCTGTGCTCTGCTTGAAATGgcgtgaatcgatcgaccaatcgattcaggcTTCGTCGCGTCCTCGCGAGAAAACCAgccccccaatcgatcgattggcagtgcccaatcaatcgactgatgattGGGGACCGTTTTGTGCTCACGATATCGcttcctaatcgatcgactgatcgattaggtCAGCCTTCACTCACAgcacaccttcaatcgatcggctgctCAATTGCTCCATAgttcaatcaatcggttgatcgattgaccccccctctttgacttgcttaactcaagtccaaggttcccaaatccaacattcggtcaaccgtgacatgttgggacttcttcatgcctagcatccggtcaaccttgacctgttgggacttcttcactaagtgtctaatcaatcctttgacccacttggaattttcccctcgtgccaagtgtccggtcaaccttgacctacttggacttactgcctcatgtcaagtgtccggtcctccataacccacttggacttccttccaccagatgtccgatcacccttaacccatctggatttccttgtgctaagtatccaatcaatcctttgacctacttggacttcccaacaccaggtgtccagtcaaccttgatctacctggatttccacgtgcttggcttcactcaccaggtttttccatctgcctagcttcactcactaggacttttcatctgtctggcttcactcacaaggactttcacctagcttcactcactaggatttttacctggcttcactcaccagaatttccaactgcctaacctctagttaaggctttcctaatcaagtatccggtcaactttgacctacttgactcttcttcacatcaaactggtcaaaccatGACCAGAGGGAAATTGCATCAAAAATATCTCCAATCGGAAGATTaaatctgcaatctccatatattgtcaaacattgaaacccaaataacaagactcaagcttgagccaactcaagcttagtcaacctggtcaacttggcccaagggatattgcaccaacagaaatctcaccacaactctcataatAACACTTGAGAagttagggcactggtagactactaataggggttgaCCACCTCTATTTTGTTAACATTAACCAAGCTCCTAAgatttggttatataggtcacgggttggaaAATCCCGCCTATCAGTCAACTAGTGAAAGTGTCAGTCAACTGTCCTCTGTGGAGATTAGATCGTTACAAcccaacagctcgataccagtcaactagtgaaagtaccagtcgactgctccatacTGGTCAAGTGAACCGCTCCCAGTCGATTGTACCAGTCAATTGccattttcatcagtcgactgataccccgAGTACAGTATCTCagtactcggaccctcaccctta from Zingiber officinale cultivar Zhangliang chromosome 4A, Zo_v1.1, whole genome shotgun sequence includes the following:
- the LOC121969830 gene encoding pentatricopeptide repeat-containing protein At4g21065-like, whose protein sequence is MDAEVSCLSHALQLHALILKTGGDHRHPHSLAFSHPGRSSATVNAVVRCYARSDRPREALLFFYFHLQRSGPTPDPFALALLLSSCARLRVAYEGRQLHALSLKRGFSSNRRVQNSLIHMYSACGSLDHAAQVFDRVPERDVVSWTSMINGAVEANRPLHALHLFDSMQRHGVEPNDATIVAVLRACAEAGALGLGRRVHEMAVRARLDSKAKVATSLIDMYTKCGCISSAERLFEKMPNRDLFAWTAMLFGLANHGRCEDALRLFYQMLEDGVRPNDRTITAVLSACRNAGKVAEGYRIYNYMHRYGLRPRIQHYGCMVDLLARAGHLDEAEGFLRRIPIEPDGIMWRTLIWASKLHGKFNHAERFMNEWKVLEKNSTKSENFVLIGNMYASIGKWEDKAKVRELMLARRINKVPGYSRIEVNGIIHEFEAGDSGHPEAKRIYEKINEMTENLRLEGFTPKASEVLLDMEDDEKILQLHHHSERLAVAFGLISTNPGEKILVIKNLRSCEDCHTAMKLISKVYDREITIRDRIRFHHFVNGSCSCKDYW